The sequence below is a genomic window from Candidatus Omnitrophota bacterium.
GCGGTCCCTCGTTCTTGACATTATCCCCCAGAAGAAAATCGAAAAGCGAGAGGATAACGTAAAGGCGCCTTCCGGTATCTTTCTCCACCTGTTCAAGGATGTCAAAAAGTGCCCGGAAATCCCTGAGAACGTGTTTTTCAACCCCGGGAAGTTCTCCAGAGCCGTTGGCGCTGAAAAGCGCCTGTTCGTTGGCGTTGAGGTATTCGGCGAGCCTCTCCACGCTCATCCCGGCCATTTCCTGGAGGGTCTTCTCCATACCTTCGCCGAAACCCAGTATGTCCCTGCCTTTCTCGTCCCAGGTGAAGACCCCTTCAAGGTGGCCCAGCATGAACAGGCGCACCATATCGATCCTGTGGTTTGAAAAAAGAGTGAAATCCTCAAGAGTGGTCTTTTTGGTCATGTCGCTGGAGAGTCCCAGATGCCTGGGATCTGTGGGTTTCATCCCGACCGCGGGGTAGACCTGGGGAACCTTTAGTACGGCCTCGGATATATCAAGCACCGTAAAGGGATAGTTCAGCCCCACGAAATAACCCCCGGCTTCACGGACTATGCGGGTTATCTGCCAGGATGCTGGGTCCCTTTTGAAGCGACCGAAGTCTATGTTTTTCACACCCGCAGGCCGGGTGTATTCGCGCGGGCTTATCGCGAGATTCACCAGGGATACTTTTATGTCTCGTATCTCCGTGGGCCCGTGCGAGGCCTCGAAGTTAAGTACTACTGAGGTGACGCTCTTTGGATCGAACCCCGGCATTACAAGCCCCTTTGGCATGGGATTGGTCAGTGAGACGTCCAGTTGCGCAAGGCTGGGCAGTCCTTCCGAAAGTGATATATTGGGTCCGAACATGATATTACCCTTATTGTCCATAATGCCTATTCTGGCCCTGAAGGGTCTCTGCCACACGTCGGTGGTGTCGGTCAGGGGGCTCATCAGCACTTCCAGGTGCATATTATCAAGATCGACAGGTTCATCCCCCAGCTCGCGGACCAGCTCAACTTTGTAATACGGGTTTTCCCAGTCGATGCCCCCCTTCATGCGTATGGTGGCGTCAAGCTGGTAAAGGTCTTCCCGCATCTTTTGCACGGTTAATCCGCCCTCTGAGATCTTCCCGTCGGGACGGACGTCTATCTCCCGGTAGCCCCCGAGTCCCTGCACGTCGCGCAGGCGCCATTCATCATCAAAGGGGATAAGCCGTCCCTGGCGTATTTTCATCGGCTCAAGTACTATCGGCAGCATGTTCGCTGTATGGGGATCGAGGGTTTTTATCCTCAGAGTGAACTGCGAGCTATCGATCAGGTCCTGGAGACTCTCGTATCCGCTGAATATGTCAAGGGGAAGAGTAAGGTAGACGCGGCCCTCGAGATTGCATGAGTCGAAGTTCTTGACCGATGAACGGACGTTGCCCTTGTTATCCCTTATGGTGAGGGCGAAAGTCCCTTTTTGCTGACGGAGCTCTTTGGGAACGAACGCTGAAAAGCTTAAGAAAAAATTTTCAAGGTTGCCGGTTAACGGATCGTCCGCACCCGCAGCCGGGGATATTTTCGGGGTAAAATCAAGGTCCAGTCCCCCGCCCATATGCGATATTATCGTGCTTCCCTTGACGAAAGAGGGAAGGTACACGTTCTCGATGGCATAACCGTTCTTTGTCATCTGCCATTTCAGGCTGGCCGGATCAAGATCGATGCCTTCTATATCGAAATTATTGAACGAAAAGGAAAGGAAAGGAAAATGCTTTGCCCCTTCCATGAAGTAATATTCTATCAAAAAGAGTATGGAGTTTTCCGGATTGAAGACCTGATCTTCGTAACGGCTCACAACCTCTTCTGGTATCTCCATTTCGACGTGATATGTGCCGGCTTTACGGGTATTTATAAATTCGCTTTTATCGTAGAAGTCGGCCCATTCGCCGTCGGTCTCGGATTTCATGACCACCCGCAGCCTGTTCGGGATGGGATTATCCGGGATGATCGCTTCTTCGGGGATATGAATATCGATCGAAACCGTTTTCCCGGGAATGTTCTTTTGTATGTAGTCGTAGGATATTCCCGAATAATATTTAAGGTTCAGGGCCCCTCCGTAACTGATGCGTCCTTTCTGGTCCTTATCCAGGGCCCCGGAGTGGACGAAATATGTCCGGGAGGGGGCGATCTTTATATCAGCAGGCAGGATCTTCTTTCCGGGAAGCTCCATTGAAAGGGGGCTGGTCTCGTCGATCTGCCAGTTACCCTCAACCGGCAAGTCCCCGTAATAGGTTCTCTCCGCTACAGGCGCAGATCCTGCAAGACCGCATAAAAGCATGCCTGCGATGACCAAAGAACATATCGTTTTTATTTTCATAGATATCTCTCCCGAGGTTTTTATTTTTAACAACAGGGCAACTTATTGCCTTATATAAAGTTATATCATAATTCTGACGATATCAAAGTAACAATTGTGAAAAAAGAAGATGACGCAAAATACAGCTTCCGGAAGAGTTCGTTCAAGTTGACAAATCAGCCCCCCTATGTTAACATTTTTACCTACAGAAGCAGGATTTAATCGGTGGCCCCATCGTCTAGCCCGGTCTAGGACACCAGATTCTCATTCTGGCGACAGGGGTTCGAATCCCCTTGGGGCTGCCATTGATATATCTGAGACCGGTTTTGCGCGAGTGGCGGAACGGCAGACGCACCAGCTTGAGGGGCTGGCGGGGGAGACCCTGTGCGAGTTCAAATCTCGCCTCGCGCACCATCTAACAAAAAAACCCGCTGCATACAGCGGGTTTTTTCCTGTAAGGGCCGTTCTATCCTCCGAAGTTCTCTTTCACGCTTTTTTCATAGACCTTTAGCCAGAACAATAGCGGGCTTATCACGTGCAGCACCGCCCAGATCAGCCCATGTACTCCGTCCCTGGAAGCACCCCTTTTGATGTAATGCTTGTAGAAAAGTTTCACGGATTTGTAAAGAAGACGTTTTTTTATGGGCCCAAGCGGCGGGTATCCGTTCTCCCTGATGTAAGAGGCCGATTCGATATCCGTATAATAGTTCCATCGGGCGATAACCTGGCGGATCGAGTCGAAGTTATAGTGAAGGACAAAAGAATCAATTTCACCCGTTCTACCGTCGACCCGGAGGGTTTCATGTATCTTGCTTCCCGTGTAACGGGCCCTTCCTTTTCTGAAGAGCTTGACCGCCTTCTCCTGACCGGCGTGCTTGAGGGGAACACCGAAGACACAGTCGCGGCGCACCAGGGAGAAGGCCGCCGCATCAGTTCCACCGGCAATAGCGTTTTTTATGGCCCTGGCGGTTTCTTCGGGGACCTCTTCATCGGCGTCCATCTGAAGGATCCATTCACGTTCAGCCGCTTCAATGCCCAGATTGCGCTGGTTATCGAAGTTCCCCGAGGCGGGGTTGACTATCACTTTGGCCGCGAATTCGCTCCGGGCTATGCCAGCCGTATCGTCCGTGGAGACATCGTCCACGACGATTATCTGCGAGGCCAGACTGGAAACGGAGGAGAGGCATCTGCGTATCTTTTTCTCCTCGTTCTTGGTAATTACGACTACTGCCAGATCAGGTTTATCCATCTTCATCCCCGGTTACACGTTGAATTTTATCGAAAGAATATCGCCATCCTTGACCACGTAATCTTTGCCTTCCAGGCGGAATTTGCCCGCATTCTTGACCTCGCGTTCCGAACCGGCGTCCTTAAGGTCCTCGAAGGAGAAGACCTCGGCGCGGATGAAGCCTCGCTCCAGATCCGAATGGATCTTCCCCGCGGCCTTGACCGCGGTAAGTCCGCGAGGAATGGTCCAGGCCCTCACTTCGTCCTCTCCGACCGTAAAAAAACAGATAAGCCCCAGGGTCTCATAGGCTTTGCGTATGAACGAGTTCAGCGACAATTCTTCAATGCCCAGATCCTCGAGAAAGTCCTCGCGGTCCTCTTCATCTAGCTTGCGTATTTCCATCTCGATGTTCGCGGACATGGCCATGCAGCTGGGCAGATCCTTGACGTTATCGGTCGTTTCGGTTGACTTCAGCGCGTTATCGGAAACATTAAGAAGGGTAAGATAGGGCTTCAGTGTGAGGAACTGGAAAGACCTTACGGTTTTTTCTTCGGCTTCGGTCAGTTCCGCTTCGGATGCGGGAAGCTCCTCCAGGAGTTTTTCCATCACTTTTCTGAGCGCTGCCAGTTCCGTCTTTTCCTCTTCGGTCCCCGCCCCCTTGGATACGGATTTGTCAAGCCGTTCGATGCGCTTTTCGGCTATGGACATATCGGCGACGATAAGCCCCGTTTTTATCTGCTCGAAATCCCGCTGCGGGTCTATCGTTTCCATGGGGTGGGGCACGTTGGGGTTCTCAAAAGCCCTGAGCACGAAAACGAAGGCTTCTACTTCGCGGGCCGATGCGATGACCTTTGGGTCGGACGAGTCATTTATGCTGCCGGGGATATCGACGAACTCAATCGTGGCATGCACGGTCTTCTTGGGTTTGTAGAGATTCGAAAGCCAGTCCAGCCGTTCGTCGGGCACTTTCACCACTGCCAGATGAGCCTCGATCTTACCGAAAGAACCCACCTCTTTTTCGGCGCCCGTGAGCGCGTTGA
It includes:
- a CDS encoding glycosyltransferase, with product MKMDKPDLAVVVITKNEEKKIRRCLSSVSSLASQIIVVDDVSTDDTAGIARSEFAAKVIVNPASGNFDNQRNLGIEAAEREWILQMDADEEVPEETARAIKNAIAGGTDAAAFSLVRRDCVFGVPLKHAGQEKAVKLFRKGRARYTGSKIHETLRVDGRTGEIDSFVLHYNFDSIRQVIARWNYYTDIESASYIRENGYPPLGPIKKRLLYKSVKLFYKHYIKRGASRDGVHGLIWAVLHVISPLLFWLKVYEKSVKENFGG
- the ychF gene encoding redox-regulated ATPase YchF, producing MKLGIIGLESSGKTTVFNALTGAEKEVGSFGKIEAHLAVVKVPDERLDWLSNLYKPKKTVHATIEFVDIPGSINDSSDPKVIASAREVEAFVFVLRAFENPNVPHPMETIDPQRDFEQIKTGLIVADMSIAEKRIERLDKSVSKGAGTEEEKTELAALRKVMEKLLEELPASEAELTEAEEKTVRSFQFLTLKPYLTLLNVSDNALKSTETTDNVKDLPSCMAMSANIEMEIRKLDEEDREDFLEDLGIEELSLNSFIRKAYETLGLICFFTVGEDEVRAWTIPRGLTAVKAAGKIHSDLERGFIRAEVFSFEDLKDAGSEREVKNAGKFRLEGKDYVVKDGDILSIKFNV